One stretch of Chrysiogenia bacterium DNA includes these proteins:
- a CDS encoding DUF4388 domain-containing protein codes for MSGTKLTLNGQQLTLPADTITLLSESGKPILLLGQAENLAVIGSGSPVPEAASHGTVILAGDLGRFPPPDLFGMLTMAQKSGMLRLSFHTGEISVYFERGEIVFATSNIEEDRLGTFLYGRGVIDKNQLREAERNMRPDTRFGKILVELGYITPKVLWENVHLQVEEIVYSVFGLRLGSFFFLEGDSLLPEDLSGITLSSQSLLMEGIRRSDEMAMIEEVIPQDDAVPVRRDSAPKTDLSDFEGKVLALCDGRRTVSQIIRGSKRGDFEAKRALYDLARAKFIEVRVPGESAKQDPKQRMLDAISEYNQIFGQLYQDMKSYATGIDVDQTLASFFDDLSGSRFEGVFVGASTNAAGQLEPDKLMANLDKLQTSGGSTLAIAGLAELMNYELLVDGLNEFLNFLIFSVRNSCENAKAEEIIKKIRQIQSGLMS; via the coding sequence ATGTCAGGCACCAAGCTCACGCTCAATGGACAGCAACTGACGCTGCCGGCGGATACGATCACGCTGCTCAGCGAGTCCGGTAAGCCCATTCTGCTGCTCGGCCAGGCCGAGAACCTTGCGGTGATCGGCTCGGGCTCGCCCGTTCCCGAAGCCGCCTCCCACGGGACCGTCATTCTCGCCGGCGATCTGGGCCGCTTCCCGCCGCCGGACCTGTTCGGAATGCTCACCATGGCGCAGAAGTCGGGCATGCTCCGGCTCTCGTTCCACACCGGCGAAATCTCCGTCTACTTCGAGCGCGGCGAGATTGTCTTCGCCACCTCCAACATTGAAGAAGACCGGCTCGGGACGTTCCTCTACGGCCGCGGCGTCATCGACAAGAACCAGCTCCGCGAGGCCGAGCGCAACATGCGTCCGGACACGCGCTTTGGAAAAATTCTGGTGGAGCTCGGCTACATCACGCCGAAGGTACTGTGGGAGAACGTGCACCTGCAGGTCGAAGAGATTGTCTACTCGGTCTTCGGCCTTCGCCTTGGAAGTTTCTTCTTCCTCGAGGGCGACTCCCTGCTCCCCGAAGATCTCAGCGGCATCACCCTTTCGAGCCAGAGCCTGCTGATGGAGGGCATCCGCCGCTCCGACGAGATGGCCATGATCGAAGAGGTCATCCCCCAGGACGATGCCGTGCCGGTTCGCCGCGACTCTGCGCCCAAGACCGATCTCTCGGACTTCGAGGGCAAGGTGCTCGCGCTCTGCGACGGGCGCCGCACGGTCAGCCAGATCATCCGCGGTTCCAAGCGCGGCGACTTCGAGGCCAAGCGCGCCCTGTATGACCTGGCCCGCGCCAAATTCATTGAAGTGCGCGTGCCCGGCGAGTCCGCCAAGCAGGATCCCAAGCAGCGGATGCTCGACGCCATCAGCGAATACAACCAGATCTTCGGCCAGCTCTATCAAGACATGAAGAGCTACGCCACCGGCATCGATGTCGACCAGACGCTCGCCTCCTTCTTCGACGATCTCTCGGGCTCGCGCTTCGAAGGGGTCTTCGTCGGCGCGAGCACCAACGCCGCCGGGCAGCTCGAACCCGACAAGCTGATGGCGAATCTGGACAAGCTGCAGACCAGTGGCGGTTCGACCCTGGCCATTGCGGGCCTTGCCGAGCTGATGAACTATGAACTGCTGGTCGACGGGCTCAACGAATTCCTGAACTTTCTGATCTTCAGCGTTCGCAACTCCTGCGAGAATGCGAAAGCCGAAGAGATCATCAAAAAAATCCGGCAGATCCAGTCCGGGCTCATGTCCTGA